A portion of the Stella humosa genome contains these proteins:
- a CDS encoding ABC transporter permease codes for MQLTGERPAAGQRRLSRAGRQRLLYALLAAPGFLLLAIVFAYPLVDLMRLSIENGTLAHYEEVFSGGLYVGVFWNTVRIAGLVTLLCAVLGYPVAHFLATAPRGWALFGLLCVVLPFWTSLLVRTYAWMILLGNNGIINKLLVSTGLIQKPLPLLHNEFGVVVGMVHVLLPYFVFPVYAVMLRVDRNLMAAAEGLGAPMWQVLRRIYLPLTMPGVVAGATLVFILALGFFITPALLGGGKVMMVALLIEQQVAQMLNWGLASALCMVLVAAILVSYAAIKQLGRSRTA; via the coding sequence GTGCAACTGACCGGTGAAAGACCGGCCGCCGGGCAGCGGCGCCTGTCGCGGGCGGGCCGCCAGCGCCTGCTCTACGCCCTGCTGGCCGCCCCCGGCTTTCTCCTGCTGGCGATCGTCTTCGCCTACCCGCTCGTCGACCTGATGCGCCTCAGCATCGAGAACGGGACGCTGGCCCACTACGAGGAGGTCTTCTCGGGCGGGCTCTATGTCGGCGTCTTCTGGAACACGGTGCGGATCGCGGGCTTGGTCACGTTGCTCTGCGCCGTCCTGGGCTATCCCGTGGCCCACTTCCTGGCGACCGCCCCCCGGGGCTGGGCGCTGTTCGGGCTGCTCTGCGTCGTGCTGCCGTTCTGGACCAGCCTCCTGGTGCGCACTTATGCCTGGATGATCCTGCTCGGCAACAACGGCATCATCAACAAGCTGCTGGTCTCGACCGGCCTGATCCAGAAACCGCTGCCGCTGCTGCACAACGAGTTCGGCGTCGTCGTCGGCATGGTGCACGTGCTGCTGCCTTACTTCGTCTTTCCGGTCTATGCGGTGATGCTGCGCGTCGATCGCAACCTGATGGCCGCGGCCGAGGGGCTGGGCGCGCCGATGTGGCAGGTGCTGCGCCGCATCTACCTGCCGCTGACCATGCCGGGCGTCGTCGCCGGCGCCACGCTCGTCTTCATCCTGGCGCTGGGCTTCTTCATCACGCCGGCCCTGCTGGGTGGCGGCAAGGTGATGATGGTGGCCCTCCTGATCGAGCAGCAGGTGGCGCAGATGCTGAACTGGGGCCTGGCGTCGGCCTTGTGCATGGTGCTGGTGGCGGCCATCCTCGTCTCCTACGCCGCCATCAAGCAGCTGGGCCGGAGCCGCACGGCATGA
- a CDS encoding ABC transporter permease encodes MTARRRGSRGRRAARITLYAWSGLVFLFLLLPLVVVFPISFSDSAYLQFPPPRYSLRWYREFLADPNWLDATWRSVKIGCVTAVAATILGTLLAISLVRGTYPGKGLLEQFVMAPIALPSIVYSVAAYKLFSTFQLVGSWQGIAVAHTIHALPLVVLVVGASLRTVDIATEMAAQGLGASWFTALRRITLPQIRPALVSAAFIAFISSFDELVIAMFLGGINMTLPKKMFDSILFEIDPTIAAVSVLQIALVVIVLLVIGRFGSGVRPAA; translated from the coding sequence ATGACCGCCCGCCGCCGAGGCAGCCGCGGCCGCCGCGCCGCGCGCATCACCCTCTATGCCTGGAGCGGGCTGGTCTTCCTGTTCCTGCTGCTGCCGCTGGTCGTGGTCTTCCCGATCTCCTTCAGCGACTCAGCCTACCTCCAGTTCCCCCCACCGCGCTATTCCCTGCGCTGGTATCGCGAGTTCCTGGCCGATCCCAACTGGCTCGACGCCACCTGGCGCAGCGTCAAGATCGGCTGCGTGACGGCGGTGGCGGCGACCATCCTGGGCACGCTGCTGGCGATCAGCCTCGTGCGCGGCACCTATCCGGGCAAGGGGCTGCTGGAACAGTTCGTCATGGCGCCGATCGCGCTGCCCAGCATCGTCTACTCGGTCGCCGCCTATAAGCTGTTCTCGACCTTCCAGCTCGTCGGCTCCTGGCAGGGGATCGCCGTCGCCCACACCATCCATGCGCTGCCGCTGGTGGTGCTGGTGGTCGGCGCCTCCCTGCGCACGGTCGACATCGCGACCGAGATGGCGGCCCAGGGGCTGGGGGCAAGCTGGTTCACGGCCCTGCGCCGCATCACCCTGCCGCAGATCCGCCCGGCCCTGGTCTCGGCCGCCTTCATCGCCTTCATCAGCTCGTTCGACGAGCTGGTCATCGCGATGTTCCTGGGCGGGATCAACATGACCCTGCCGAAGAAGATGTTCGACAGCATCCTCTTCGAGATCGACCCGACCATCGCCGCCGTATCGGTCCTGCAGATCGCGCTCGTCGTCATCGTCCTGCTGGTCATCGGCCGCTTCGGCTCCGGCGTCCGCCCGGCCGCCTAG